In Gimesia benthica, a single window of DNA contains:
- the polA gene encoding DNA polymerase I, with the protein MKETLYIIDTFSLVFQVFHAVPAMTSPAGQPTNAIFGITRDILNIIKSQAPDYLIFAMDSSGPGTRNNVYPEYKANRTEMPEDLRPQIPHIMDVVRGFQVPIIECPGWEADDVFATIARQAREKGIDTVIVTNDKDARQLINEAVRLYNIRKNKFMDAQAVEDDWGVRPDQVIDFQSLVGDSVDNIPGVPLIGPKKAQTLIEQFGSLEEVLANADKAKGPKLQQNLKEFAEQARMSRELVTLNQNLDLSVDWEASRLTHPDRERLRELFMDFGFRRFAEEMKEDFTKPEEVEPQERIRETVDTEAAFEKFVALLKEQDEFCVDLETTGLKPAEAEIVGWAISWEKHSGYYIPVEGPPGQPALDPQLVLSQLKPLLEDPEILITNQNIKYDMVVLMRAGVFLQGVSIDPMVASYLLNAGERGHSLDKLSERYLQHTMIPISELIGSGKQQKKMFEVEIDKVAEYAVEDAEIAWQLSRILKDELQQHNLWDLYWDLERPLIPILAEMEFTGIRVDIDELKQQSQALDERLITLIEEIHSLAGHEFNIASPLQLRTVLFEELNLPVVKKTKTGPSTDQSVLEKLAPLHELPAKITEHRHLSKLKSTYLDALPGLVNPETGRIHASFNQVVAATGRLSSSDPNLQNIPIRTPEGRLIRKAFIPQDETWRLLCADYSQIELRVLAHLSQDDALSQAFREGADIHTAVAADIFRVSPDDVDSDMRRTAKAVNFGVIYGQSPFGLSEAIGIPQNEAAGFIDDYFDRYQGVREFLDQILEDCASKNYVTTICGRKREIQGVRGGVQKQLNMPERTAINTVIQGSAADLIKQAMINVSQRLKDEAHPGRMLMQIHDELVFEVPVGELESLGEIVQCEMESAMDLEVPLIVDMSSGLNWLEQTSLGSD; encoded by the coding sequence ATGAAAGAAACACTTTACATCATTGATACGTTTTCTCTGGTATTTCAGGTTTTTCATGCTGTGCCGGCCATGACCAGTCCTGCGGGTCAACCGACCAATGCCATCTTTGGCATTACGCGGGACATTCTGAACATCATCAAGAGCCAGGCCCCCGACTACCTGATCTTCGCCATGGATTCCAGCGGACCGGGCACCCGGAATAATGTGTATCCCGAATATAAAGCGAATCGCACCGAGATGCCGGAAGACCTCCGTCCCCAGATTCCGCACATCATGGACGTCGTACGGGGATTTCAGGTTCCGATTATCGAATGTCCGGGTTGGGAAGCTGATGACGTTTTTGCCACCATTGCCCGCCAGGCCCGGGAAAAAGGCATCGATACCGTGATCGTCACCAACGATAAGGATGCCCGCCAGCTGATTAACGAAGCCGTACGGCTCTACAACATTCGCAAAAACAAGTTCATGGACGCCCAGGCCGTCGAAGACGACTGGGGCGTGCGACCGGATCAGGTCATCGATTTCCAGTCACTCGTGGGAGACAGCGTCGACAATATCCCCGGCGTCCCTCTCATCGGTCCCAAGAAGGCACAAACCCTGATCGAGCAGTTCGGTTCCCTGGAAGAGGTACTCGCCAATGCAGATAAAGCCAAAGGCCCCAAACTGCAGCAGAACCTGAAAGAATTCGCCGAACAGGCCCGCATGTCCCGCGAGCTGGTAACGCTGAATCAGAACCTGGACCTCAGCGTTGACTGGGAAGCCTCCCGTCTGACCCATCCCGACCGGGAACGACTGCGCGAGCTGTTCATGGATTTCGGCTTCCGTCGCTTCGCCGAGGAGATGAAAGAAGACTTCACCAAACCAGAGGAAGTCGAGCCCCAGGAACGCATCCGGGAAACTGTTGATACCGAAGCCGCCTTCGAGAAATTCGTGGCACTGCTCAAGGAACAGGACGAATTCTGCGTCGACCTGGAAACCACCGGACTGAAACCCGCCGAAGCGGAAATCGTCGGCTGGGCCATCAGCTGGGAAAAGCACAGCGGCTATTACATTCCCGTCGAAGGTCCTCCGGGGCAGCCGGCCCTTGATCCTCAACTGGTACTCAGCCAGCTCAAACCACTGCTGGAAGACCCCGAGATCCTGATTACGAATCAGAACATCAAGTACGATATGGTCGTGCTGATGCGGGCCGGCGTCTTTCTGCAGGGCGTCAGTATCGATCCGATGGTCGCTTCCTATCTGCTCAATGCCGGCGAACGGGGACACAGTCTGGACAAGCTGTCCGAACGCTATCTGCAGCACACCATGATTCCCATTTCGGAACTGATCGGCTCTGGAAAACAGCAGAAAAAGATGTTCGAAGTCGAAATCGACAAGGTCGCTGAATACGCGGTCGAAGATGCCGAGATCGCCTGGCAACTCTCCCGGATTCTCAAGGATGAACTGCAGCAACATAACCTGTGGGACCTGTACTGGGACCTGGAACGTCCGCTGATTCCGATTCTCGCCGAGATGGAATTCACCGGCATCCGCGTCGACATCGATGAACTCAAGCAGCAGAGCCAGGCGCTGGATGAACGACTGATAACGCTCATCGAAGAGATCCACTCACTGGCCGGCCATGAATTCAACATTGCCTCTCCCCTGCAGCTCCGAACGGTGCTGTTCGAAGAGCTGAATCTGCCCGTCGTCAAGAAAACCAAAACCGGCCCCAGTACCGATCAGAGTGTATTGGAGAAGCTGGCCCCGTTACACGAGTTGCCTGCGAAAATCACCGAACACCGGCACCTCTCCAAGTTGAAGAGTACCTACCTCGATGCCCTGCCCGGGCTGGTCAATCCGGAAACCGGACGCATTCACGCCAGCTTCAACCAGGTGGTCGCTGCCACCGGGCGTCTGAGTTCCAGTGACCCGAATCTGCAGAACATCCCGATCCGCACACCGGAAGGGCGTCTGATCCGCAAAGCCTTCATTCCGCAGGATGAAACCTGGAGACTGCTTTGTGCGGACTATTCGCAAATCGAACTCCGTGTGCTGGCCCATCTCAGTCAGGACGATGCTCTCAGCCAGGCTTTCCGGGAAGGAGCCGACATTCATACCGCGGTCGCCGCCGATATCTTCCGCGTCTCTCCGGATGACGTCGACAGTGACATGCGGCGGACCGCCAAAGCGGTGAACTTCGGTGTGATTTATGGTCAGAGTCCCTTCGGTCTCTCCGAAGCGATTGGCATCCCTCAGAACGAAGCCGCCGGTTTTATCGATGATTACTTTGATCGTTACCAGGGTGTCCGGGAATTCCTGGATCAGATCCTGGAGGATTGTGCGAGCAAGAATTACGTCACGACCATCTGTGGCAGAAAACGTGAGATTCAGGGCGTGCGAGGCGGCGTTCAGAAACAGTTGAATATGCCCGAACGGACCGCCATCAATACCGTCATTCAGGGATCAGCCGCCGACCTGATCAAGCAGGCGATGATCAACGTCAGCCAGCGTCTCAAAGACGAAGCACACCCCGGCCGGATGCTGATGCAGATTCATGACGAACTGGTCTTCGAAGTTCCGGTGGGCGAACTGGAATCGCTGGGAGAAATTGTACAGTGCGAGATGGAATCTGCCATGGATCTGGAGGTGCCTCTGATCGTCGATATGTCGTCCGGGCTGAACTGGCTGGAGCAGACGTCTCTGGGAAGTGACTGA
- a CDS encoding coiled-coil domain-containing protein, whose translation MAASKPTAVHFSLIFFVMLTLICGVMAYLNYKDLAEANAKLNQAESNARTSDAAVRKLDEELQALKKLIGNEQDEIGLDNKTPNTVIGATEQDIKTHADVLAEPTIKNTLIKLSTQLNQTKNQLAQEQADKNKLEAQFLALKGELDKVVDQHRTAREGAEKDLADTQKVKEEEVSAKDQQIAALQKENEEILIELDQLRETNAKTIKDLENKNNTYASLIDTLRSRLTEVQKESFEVPDGVVRTVDNSTGVVWINLGEADRLPKRMTFSVYRKAHQGIGRGEEDIIGAIEVTKILGPHLSEARIVSDDIYQPISPGDPIYTPLWGVGRPETFAISGIIDLDGDGKSDMDLLQRIIENANAKIDNIVTENGERIGNGLTVHTKFLVIGESPNIDAAKTDEQRDKMQQVIAKMKEIRDEARLKAVRVIGINDFLSYIGYKPQRRLHTPGSGIASPIKAGAKKTGVNATSSGQVSGVFTRSKRLKQQTSSGQTSNVFGGAGK comes from the coding sequence ATGGCTGCCAGTAAACCAACTGCTGTTCACTTCTCATTAATCTTTTTCGTCATGCTCACACTGATTTGTGGCGTGATGGCTTACCTGAACTATAAAGATCTGGCAGAAGCCAACGCCAAGCTGAATCAGGCTGAGTCAAACGCTCGTACCAGCGATGCCGCAGTACGAAAGCTGGACGAAGAACTGCAGGCTTTGAAAAAGCTGATCGGGAACGAGCAGGATGAAATCGGCCTTGATAACAAAACTCCGAACACCGTCATTGGTGCGACCGAGCAGGATATCAAGACCCATGCTGACGTTCTGGCAGAGCCCACGATTAAAAACACCCTGATCAAGCTCTCCACTCAGCTGAACCAGACCAAGAATCAGCTGGCACAGGAACAGGCCGACAAAAACAAACTCGAAGCCCAGTTCCTGGCTCTCAAAGGCGAGCTGGATAAAGTTGTTGACCAGCACCGGACTGCCCGCGAAGGGGCAGAAAAGGATCTGGCAGACACCCAGAAAGTCAAAGAAGAAGAAGTTTCCGCCAAAGATCAGCAGATCGCTGCCCTGCAGAAGGAAAACGAAGAAATCCTGATCGAGCTGGACCAGCTGCGTGAAACCAACGCGAAAACCATTAAAGACCTCGAAAACAAAAACAATACCTACGCCAGCCTGATCGACACACTGCGTAGCCGTCTGACCGAAGTTCAAAAGGAGAGTTTTGAAGTGCCGGATGGCGTTGTCCGCACCGTTGATAACAGCACCGGCGTAGTCTGGATCAACCTTGGTGAAGCAGACCGGCTGCCCAAGCGGATGACATTCAGCGTCTATCGTAAAGCCCACCAGGGGATTGGTCGTGGTGAAGAAGACATCATTGGTGCCATCGAAGTCACCAAGATCCTCGGGCCACACCTCTCTGAAGCTCGTATCGTTTCTGACGACATCTATCAGCCGATCAGCCCCGGCGATCCGATTTACACACCGCTCTGGGGGGTTGGACGTCCTGAAACCTTCGCGATTTCAGGTATCATCGATCTGGATGGGGACGGCAAGTCCGATATGGATCTGCTGCAGCGGATCATCGAGAATGCGAACGCCAAGATCGACAACATCGTGACCGAAAACGGTGAGCGGATCGGCAACGGCCTGACTGTACATACCAAGTTCCTGGTGATTGGCGAATCTCCCAATATTGATGCCGCCAAGACTGATGAACAGCGGGATAAGATGCAACAGGTTATCGCGAAGATGAAGGAAATTCGTGATGAAGCCCGTCTGAAAGCAGTCCGCGTGATCGGCATCAATGATTTCCTGAGCTACATCGGCTACAAGCCGCAGCGTCGTCTGCACACTCCCGGTTCGGGAATTGCCTCCCCGATCAAAGCGGGAGCCAAGAAAACTGGCGTGAATGCTACTTCGTCCGGACAGGTTTCCGGAGTCTTCACCCGCAGTAAACGACTGAAGCAGCAGACCTCTTCCGGTCAGACTTCGAATGTCTTTGGTGGGGCCGGCAAATAA
- a CDS encoding DEAD/DEAH box helicase: MSTDVSEQTKFTDFALAQPILAALETLGYQTPTPIQAQTIPHLLEGRDLVGQAQTGTGKTAAFALPLLSNIDLEVKAPQVLVLAPTRELAIQVSESFKDYGAELQGLQVLPIYGGASFRDQLQPLKRGVHVVVGTPGRVMDHMRRGTLKMDQLRCLVLDEADEMLRMGFIDDVEWILEQTPENHQTTLFSATMPDAIRRIAVNYLQSPEEITVKVKTRTADTIHQRFWLAKGHHKMDALTRILEVEETDGVIIFVRTKSITTELAEKLEARGFLSAPLNGDIPQRQRELTVGRLKAGHVNIVIATDVAARGLDVDRISHVINYDLPGDSEAYVHRIGRTGRAGRTGHAITFVSPRETRSLSNIERAIKHKLERMDLPTIEVINERRTARFKESITSAMSAPDFGMFRKLLSEYQADTSCPEIEIAAALACLHQGKRPLFLQETTRQETRKPRETEGHKPPQGERRFNKDKDRPERPRKREFSDSPEEGMERFKLQVGHNHGVKPGNIVGAIANEANLDSQYIGRINIFDEFSTVDLPEGMPRNIFRALKNVWVAGQQLRISRWESPETFAGKKKRFKGKQKHKQQKA, from the coding sequence ATGTCAACTGATGTCTCTGAGCAGACAAAATTCACTGATTTTGCGCTTGCACAACCCATTCTCGCTGCACTTGAGACGCTGGGCTACCAGACACCCACCCCGATTCAGGCACAAACGATCCCGCATCTGCTGGAAGGTCGTGACCTGGTAGGTCAGGCACAGACGGGAACCGGCAAAACCGCCGCGTTCGCACTCCCCCTGCTCTCAAATATTGATCTGGAAGTCAAAGCTCCCCAGGTACTAGTACTGGCTCCGACCCGGGAACTGGCAATCCAGGTTTCTGAATCGTTCAAAGATTACGGTGCGGAACTGCAGGGACTGCAGGTACTCCCCATCTATGGAGGCGCCAGCTTCCGCGACCAGTTGCAACCCCTGAAACGGGGCGTGCATGTCGTAGTGGGAACTCCCGGACGCGTCATGGACCACATGCGTCGTGGCACTCTGAAAATGGACCAGCTCCGCTGCCTCGTACTCGATGAAGCAGACGAAATGCTGCGTATGGGCTTCATTGACGACGTGGAATGGATTCTGGAACAGACTCCTGAGAACCATCAGACCACACTCTTTTCCGCAACGATGCCTGATGCCATCCGTCGCATCGCAGTTAACTACCTGCAGTCGCCGGAAGAGATTACCGTTAAAGTCAAAACTCGGACCGCTGATACAATTCATCAGCGTTTCTGGCTCGCGAAAGGGCACCACAAAATGGATGCTCTGACCCGCATCCTGGAAGTGGAAGAAACCGACGGCGTGATCATCTTTGTCCGTACCAAGAGCATCACTACTGAGCTGGCTGAAAAACTGGAAGCCCGCGGCTTCCTGTCAGCTCCGTTGAATGGTGATATTCCTCAAAGGCAGCGTGAACTCACCGTCGGCAGACTGAAAGCCGGCCATGTCAACATTGTCATCGCTACCGATGTCGCTGCCCGCGGACTGGACGTAGACCGTATCAGTCACGTGATCAACTACGACCTGCCGGGGGACTCCGAAGCCTACGTACACCGCATCGGACGAACGGGACGTGCCGGCCGAACCGGCCACGCGATCACTTTCGTTTCCCCGCGTGAAACCCGCTCACTGTCCAACATTGAACGTGCTATCAAACACAAACTGGAACGGATGGACCTGCCCACGATCGAGGTGATCAATGAACGTCGCACCGCTCGTTTCAAGGAATCCATCACCAGCGCCATGAGTGCTCCCGATTTTGGCATGTTCCGCAAGCTGCTCAGCGAATACCAGGCTGACACCAGCTGCCCGGAAATCGAAATCGCCGCTGCCCTGGCCTGCCTGCATCAGGGCAAACGCCCGCTGTTTCTCCAGGAAACAACCCGGCAGGAAACACGCAAACCGCGCGAAACCGAAGGCCACAAACCACCGCAAGGCGAACGTCGTTTTAACAAAGACAAAGACCGTCCGGAGCGTCCCCGCAAACGGGAATTCAGCGATTCACCGGAAGAGGGTATGGAACGCTTCAAGCTGCAGGTGGGCCACAACCATGGTGTCAAACCTGGCAACATCGTTGGTGCTATCGCAAACGAAGCCAACCTGGACAGTCAGTACATCGGCCGCATCAATATCTTTGATGAATTCAGTACCGTCGATCTTCCCGAAGGGATGCCCCGGAATATCTTCCGTGCTCTGAAGAACGTCTGGGTGGCAGGTCAGCAGTTACGGATCTCCCGCTGGGAATCCCCCGAAACCTTTGCCGGTAAGAAGAAACGCTTCAAAGGCAAACAGAAACACAAGCAGCAGAAAGCCTAA
- a CDS encoding prolyl oligopeptidase family serine peptidase → MDAAENSDQQDLEHKEEQSLLWLEEIEGEQALDWVKRQNAETLQVLTSDPRYQQYEREALEILTAADRITYGTLRGDFVYNFWRDPQHVRGIWRRMPREQYRQKSKEWELLLDVDQLAKEEAENWIYKGVDCLAPDHDRCLVELAPGGTDSAVYREFDLPSRSFVQGGFSVPQAKSNLCWEDRDHLLIATDWGPGSLNSSGYARILKRWQRGTPLSAAETVLETGEDETFVYPVNLKHNGRQSCFVMRGHDFYHFTFYLVTAEGTLQQLPLPQKCSLSSLFRDQLLAELKEDWRDFSAGALVSFSLSDFARTGEIADILSVYDPGQSGTISQVRSARDAVYVTGIEHVSSQIREFKLADNAWQGRVLPWGEGDVISISSSDSSSNDLLMSRDGFLQPGSLYYVNFQEGIETLLQSTPARFDTKGLTVKKSFAVSRDGTKVPYFLVHHEEIPLDHSTPVLQYGYGGFEISILPHYSPLMGKLWLEKGGAYVLANIRGGGEYGPRWHEAALQENRQRAYDDFFAVAEAVQHQGVSSPEHYGAMGRSNGGLLMGVTLTQRPDLFNAIVCGVPLLDMKRFNKLLAGASWMAEYGNPDLPEQWEFISQYSPLQNLKPGQAYPRVYFFTSTKDDRVHPGHARKMAARMDQLGYDYFYYENIEGGHKGTANQQQEAMHSALEYLYLIRQLS, encoded by the coding sequence ATGGATGCAGCAGAAAATTCCGATCAGCAGGATTTAGAGCATAAAGAAGAACAGTCGCTGCTCTGGCTGGAAGAAATTGAAGGAGAGCAGGCCCTGGACTGGGTAAAGCGACAGAATGCCGAGACCCTGCAGGTGCTGACCAGCGATCCCCGTTATCAGCAGTATGAACGGGAAGCCCTGGAAATTCTGACTGCCGCCGACCGGATTACTTACGGGACCCTGCGGGGAGATTTCGTCTATAACTTCTGGCGCGATCCGCAGCACGTGCGGGGAATCTGGCGTCGCATGCCCCGGGAGCAGTACCGGCAGAAATCGAAAGAGTGGGAACTGCTGCTCGACGTCGATCAGCTGGCCAAAGAAGAAGCGGAAAACTGGATCTACAAAGGCGTCGACTGTCTGGCCCCGGATCACGACCGCTGTCTGGTGGAACTGGCACCGGGCGGAACGGACTCGGCCGTCTATCGTGAATTCGATCTTCCTTCGCGGTCGTTCGTGCAGGGGGGCTTTTCTGTACCACAGGCGAAGAGTAATCTCTGCTGGGAAGACCGCGATCATCTGCTGATTGCTACTGATTGGGGCCCAGGCAGTCTGAACTCATCAGGGTATGCCCGCATTCTGAAACGCTGGCAGCGGGGGACGCCACTCTCGGCAGCGGAGACCGTACTGGAAACGGGCGAAGACGAGACCTTCGTGTATCCCGTCAATCTGAAACACAACGGCCGACAGAGCTGTTTCGTGATGCGGGGACATGATTTTTATCACTTTACGTTTTACCTGGTGACTGCGGAGGGAACACTGCAGCAGCTTCCGCTGCCACAGAAATGCAGTCTTTCGAGCCTGTTTCGGGATCAGTTGCTGGCGGAACTGAAAGAGGACTGGCGCGACTTCTCGGCGGGGGCCCTGGTGAGTTTCTCCCTGTCCGATTTTGCCAGGACGGGGGAGATTGCCGACATCTTGTCCGTGTATGATCCTGGCCAGAGTGGAACGATTTCTCAGGTCCGCTCTGCGCGGGATGCGGTTTATGTGACCGGAATCGAACATGTTTCGAGTCAGATCCGCGAATTCAAACTTGCTGACAACGCCTGGCAGGGGCGTGTGCTTCCCTGGGGAGAGGGAGATGTAATCTCTATCAGTTCTTCTGACAGCAGCAGTAATGATCTGCTGATGTCGCGCGACGGATTTCTGCAGCCGGGCAGCCTGTACTATGTCAATTTTCAGGAAGGGATCGAAACGCTGTTGCAGTCGACGCCGGCCCGCTTTGATACGAAAGGTCTGACAGTGAAAAAATCATTTGCCGTCAGTCGCGACGGAACGAAGGTGCCTTATTTCCTGGTACATCACGAAGAGATCCCGCTGGATCATTCCACGCCCGTCTTACAGTACGGCTATGGTGGGTTCGAGATTTCGATCCTGCCGCACTACAGTCCGCTAATGGGAAAGCTCTGGCTGGAGAAGGGGGGCGCGTACGTGCTGGCCAACATTCGCGGCGGTGGGGAATACGGTCCCCGCTGGCACGAAGCGGCGCTGCAGGAGAACCGACAGCGTGCCTACGATGACTTTTTCGCGGTTGCCGAAGCGGTGCAGCATCAGGGAGTGAGTTCGCCTGAACATTATGGGGCGATGGGCCGGAGTAACGGCGGGCTCTTGATGGGAGTGACACTGACACAACGCCCGGATCTGTTCAATGCCATCGTCTGCGGCGTACCGCTGCTGGATATGAAGCGTTTCAACAAGCTGCTGGCAGGCGCCAGCTGGATGGCGGAGTACGGAAATCCCGATCTCCCCGAACAGTGGGAGTTCATCAGCCAGTATTCGCCGCTACAGAACCTGAAGCCAGGACAGGCTTATCCCCGGGTTTACTTCTTTACGTCGACCAAGGATGACCGCGTCCATCCCGGGCATGCGCGAAAGATGGCGGCCCGCATGGATCAACTGGGGTACGACTACTTTTATTACGAGAATATCGAAGGGGGCCACAAAGGGACGGCGAACCAGCAGCAGGAGGCGATGCACAGCGCCCTGGAATATCTGTATCTGATCCGGCAACTCAGTTAA
- a CDS encoding sulfatase-like hydrolase/transferase: protein MNYRLFCLLSLCFVGLCLSSEPVAAQQKKQQRPNILLITADNLGYGDLGCYGNKVMQTPRLDQLAREGTRLTDFYTASPTCTVSRATLLTGRYPQRIGLNHQLSADENYADGLRQSERLIPQYLKPQGYRTACFGKWNVGFSKGSRPTERGFDEFFGFAAGNIDYYHHYYAGRHDLWRGVNEAFEKGYSTELFADEACRFITENKQRPFFIYLPFNAPHFPSKRNKQPGQGNEWQAPDSAFAAYGYSPGTKDPRKRYRAVVTALDTAIGRVLDQLDTCGLRDNTLVIWYSDNGAFMLKDRGLEVASNKPLRDGGVTLWEGGIRVPAIVRYPGHIEAGSVNNSPLISLDILPTLIAVSGGERPADRTLDGTNMLPVLEQPESAKPRTFFFQYRKYAAVRHANYKLLRTSPDKPFMLFDLDQDLSETTDLADQKPKITKQMKAAYAAWEQRVQAE, encoded by the coding sequence ATGAATTACCGTCTGTTCTGTCTGTTGAGTCTCTGTTTTGTTGGTTTGTGTCTATCATCGGAGCCGGTGGCAGCGCAGCAGAAAAAACAGCAGCGGCCGAATATCCTGTTGATCACAGCAGACAATCTGGGTTACGGTGATCTGGGCTGCTATGGAAACAAGGTCATGCAGACTCCCCGCCTGGATCAACTGGCGCGGGAAGGGACGCGGCTGACCGATTTTTATACGGCTTCCCCCACCTGTACGGTTTCGCGGGCGACACTGCTGACGGGCCGCTATCCGCAGCGGATCGGCCTGAATCACCAGTTGAGTGCAGATGAAAATTACGCGGATGGCCTGCGACAGAGTGAGCGGCTGATTCCACAATATCTCAAACCGCAGGGATACCGGACGGCCTGCTTCGGCAAATGGAATGTTGGCTTTTCGAAAGGCAGCCGACCGACGGAGCGGGGTTTTGACGAGTTCTTTGGATTCGCAGCCGGCAACATCGACTATTATCACCACTACTACGCCGGGCGGCACGATCTGTGGCGTGGCGTCAATGAAGCCTTCGAGAAAGGCTATTCCACGGAGCTGTTTGCCGACGAAGCGTGTCGTTTCATCACCGAAAATAAGCAGCGTCCGTTTTTCATCTATCTGCCTTTCAATGCACCGCATTTTCCCAGTAAACGCAACAAGCAACCGGGACAGGGCAATGAATGGCAGGCGCCGGACAGTGCCTTTGCCGCGTATGGCTATTCGCCCGGGACAAAAGATCCCCGGAAACGATATCGCGCCGTTGTGACCGCGCTGGATACGGCGATCGGCCGCGTGCTGGATCAGCTGGACACCTGCGGATTGCGGGACAATACATTGGTGATCTGGTATTCGGACAACGGTGCGTTCATGCTCAAGGACCGTGGACTGGAAGTCGCTTCTAACAAACCCCTGAGAGACGGCGGTGTCACTTTATGGGAGGGGGGCATCCGCGTGCCGGCGATCGTGCGTTATCCCGGTCACATTGAAGCAGGCTCTGTTAACAACAGTCCGTTGATCAGCCTGGATATCCTGCCGACCCTGATTGCGGTCTCTGGAGGAGAGCGGCCTGCAGATCGAACGCTGGATGGAACGAATATGCTGCCGGTCCTGGAGCAACCGGAATCGGCGAAGCCGAGGACGTTCTTTTTCCAGTACCGGAAATACGCTGCGGTGCGGCATGCAAATTACAAGCTGCTGCGAACGAGTCCTGACAAGCCCTTCATGCTGTTTGATCTGGATCAGGATCTGAGTGAGACAACCGATCTTGCAGACCAGAAGCCGAAGATTACTAAACAGATGAAAGCAGCGTACGCAGCGTGGGAACAACGGGTACAGGCTGAGTAA
- a CDS encoding DUF2203 domain-containing protein has translation MNAEAQRKLIFNPDEANLRLPLVRAIVKDIVALYENLHDRQERIEEIKHLPGSTTRDEDSVYSEELLQAELDIENDKEQLKTYEEELLELGVELEDPGLGVVNFPTLREGKEVYLCWRLGEEEVGHWHSLDETYSDRRSLLEESIDNDDHNDMLM, from the coding sequence ATGAATGCTGAAGCACAACGCAAATTGATTTTCAATCCGGATGAGGCCAATCTCCGTTTACCGCTCGTACGGGCCATCGTCAAAGACATTGTCGCGCTGTACGAAAATCTGCATGACCGCCAGGAACGGATCGAAGAGATCAAGCATCTCCCCGGCTCCACCACGCGCGATGAAGACTCGGTCTACAGCGAAGAACTGCTGCAGGCTGAGCTGGACATCGAAAACGATAAAGAGCAGCTGAAAACCTACGAAGAAGAACTGCTCGAACTGGGTGTCGAGCTGGAAGATCCTGGTCTGGGTGTCGTCAACTTCCCGACCCTCCGCGAAGGCAAAGAGGTTTACCTCTGCTGGAGACTGGGTGAAGAGGAAGTCGGCCACTGGCACTCCCTCGACGAAACCTACTCAGATCGCCGTTCGCTGCTCGAAGAGTCCATCGACAACGATGACCACAATGACATGCTGATGTAA
- the trpD gene encoding anthranilate phosphoribosyltransferase, which translates to MSLILSQTLNRLLEGENLESEATRQVISSIMQGECSDAQIAALLTALRMKGETSDELVGAAQAMHAKALAIPTNRQGLLDTCGTGGDQLHTFNISTTVALVAAAAGIPVAKHGNRSVSSSSGSSDVLEALGVRLDLTPEQIGQCLETTGIGFCFAPLLHSAMKYVAPVRRELGIRTIFNYLGPLTNPASAEYQLLGANSVEAAEKIAQALLKLGRKHALVVCGNGELDEVSLWGKTTVFEVTGANLNHFEWTAADFGLPECDVSQLTVESSEQSANIIREILNGEQGPARNMVVANASAALLAAEQASDLMQAVQKVAQLIDEGKVREKLQQLIDFSSSRGGE; encoded by the coding sequence ATGTCTTTAATTCTCAGCCAGACTCTGAATCGACTGCTCGAGGGAGAGAATCTGGAGAGTGAAGCGACCCGCCAGGTTATCTCCTCGATCATGCAGGGAGAATGCAGCGATGCCCAGATTGCCGCGTTGCTGACAGCCCTCCGCATGAAAGGTGAAACGTCTGACGAACTCGTCGGCGCTGCCCAGGCGATGCACGCCAAGGCACTCGCGATCCCCACGAACAGACAAGGTCTGCTGGATACCTGTGGCACCGGCGGCGATCAGCTGCACACCTTCAACATCAGCACGACAGTCGCCCTGGTCGCGGCGGCAGCCGGCATTCCCGTCGCCAAGCATGGCAACCGCAGCGTCTCCAGTTCCAGCGGGTCGTCAGATGTCCTCGAAGCACTCGGCGTCCGACTCGACCTGACACCTGAACAAATCGGCCAGTGCCTGGAGACGACCGGCATTGGATTCTGCTTCGCGCCCCTGCTCCATTCCGCGATGAAATATGTTGCCCCGGTCCGGCGGGAACTCGGCATTCGCACCATCTTCAATTACCTTGGGCCTTTAACGAATCCGGCCAGCGCCGAGTACCAGTTGCTGGGGGCCAATTCGGTAGAGGCTGCGGAAAAAATTGCTCAAGCCCTGTTAAAATTAGGTCGAAAACATGCATTGGTTGTCTGTGGCAACGGAGAACTGGATGAGGTCAGCCTCTGGGGAAAAACGACCGTTTTCGAAGTGACGGGTGCCAACCTGAATCACTTCGAATGGACTGCTGCCGACTTCGGGTTACCCGAATGCGACGTAAGTCAGTTGACAGTCGAATCCTCCGAGCAAAGTGCCAACATCATCCGCGAGATCCTGAATGGTGAACAGGGCCCGGCCCGTAACATGGTCGTCGCCAATGCTTCAGCTGCTTTATTGGCTGCTGAACAGGCTTCCGATCTGATGCAGGCTGTTCAAAAGGTCGCTCAACTGATCGATGAGGGAAAAGTACGCGAAAAACTCCAACAACTCATCGACTTTAGCAGTAGTAGAGGAGGAGAATAA